A genomic stretch from Petrimonas mucosa includes:
- a CDS encoding flavodoxin, with the protein MSNIAILYGTSGGNTESVAKSIRNLFDDDADLFNVDSIKIDDIKPYKYLILGTSTTGIGDLQDDWDSFLPSFSKADLSDKLVAIFALGDSASYSSSFAESMKVIYDAIKEKTTVVGFVDDEGYTYDDSSAVVDGRWVGLPIDEDNEYDLTDARLKAWVDQLKKLFV; encoded by the coding sequence ATGAGCAATATAGCAATTCTTTACGGCACTTCAGGCGGCAATACCGAGTCGGTGGCCAAAAGCATCCGGAACCTTTTCGACGACGATGCTGATCTGTTTAACGTCGACTCGATCAAGATTGACGACATCAAACCCTATAAATATCTCATTTTGGGTACCTCAACAACAGGAATTGGTGATCTGCAGGACGATTGGGACAGCTTTCTCCCCTCTTTCTCGAAAGCCGACCTGTCCGACAAGCTGGTTGCCATCTTTGCATTGGGCGACAGCGCCTCCTATTCGAGCAGCTTCGCCGAGTCGATGAAGGTGATTTACGATGCCATAAAGGAGAAGACAACAGTGGTGGGTTTCGTAGACGACGAAGGATATACCTATGACGACTCCTCAGCCGTTGTTGACGGGCGCTGGGTGGGGCTTCCAATTGACGAAGACAATGAATATGACCTGACCGATGCAAGGTTAAAGGCTTGGGTAGATCAATTAAAGAAACTGTTTGTTTAA